A single genomic interval of Chryseobacterium paludis harbors:
- a CDS encoding MotA/TolQ/ExbB proton channel family protein — protein sequence MEMNVSKNDEQVIARKAGGLNPAIIIPILFVIGVCIYLFVLGSPGNFKDADKLGSGSVAFSSVEGKDIHPESFLGIIYKGGVIVPILITFMITVIVFSFERYFVLGKAAGKGNLDSFVVQVRSLLNQNKIDEALEECDRQQGSVGNVVKEGLTTYKALSHDTTLNKEQKMVALNKAIEEATTLEMPMLEKNMMILSTLGTVATLVALLGTVIGMIKAFFALGSGGGTPDAAALSTGISEALINTALGIGTSAIAIILYNFFTSKIDGLTYKIDEIAMSIQQSFAEFN from the coding sequence ATGGAAATGAATGTTTCAAAAAATGATGAGCAAGTAATTGCTAGAAAAGCAGGAGGTTTAAACCCGGCTATTATTATTCCTATTTTATTCGTTATAGGAGTTTGTATTTATTTATTCGTATTAGGGAGTCCTGGTAACTTCAAAGATGCAGATAAACTAGGGAGTGGATCTGTAGCTTTTTCAAGTGTTGAAGGAAAAGACATTCACCCAGAGTCGTTTTTAGGTATTATCTACAAAGGAGGGGTTATCGTACCAATCTTGATTACTTTCATGATCACTGTAATCGTTTTCTCTTTTGAAAGATACTTCGTTCTTGGTAAAGCAGCTGGAAAAGGAAACTTAGATAGCTTCGTAGTTCAAGTAAGAAGTTTATTAAATCAAAACAAAATTGATGAAGCTTTAGAAGAGTGCGACAGACAACAAGGATCTGTAGGTAATGTAGTTAAAGAAGGTCTTACGACTTACAAAGCTTTATCTCATGACACGACTTTAAACAAAGAGCAAAAAATGGTAGCTCTTAATAAAGCTATCGAAGAGGCTACAACTCTTGAAATGCCAATGTTAGAAAAGAACATGATGATTCTTTCTACTTTAGGTACTGTTGCAACGTTAGTAGCACTTTTAGGAACTGTAATCGGGATGATCAAAGCATTCTTCGCATTAGGTTCAGGTGGTGGTACTCCAGATGCTGCTGCACTTTCTACAGGTATCTCTGAAGCCTTGATCAACACGGCATTAGGTATTGGTACTTCAGCTATCGCTATTATCCTTTATAACTTCTTTACATCTAAAATTGATGGATTAACTTACAAGATCGATGAGATCGCTATGAGCATCCAACAATCTTTCGCGGAATTCAACTAA
- the leuS gene encoding leucine--tRNA ligase, with protein sequence MFYDHQQIEKKWQKYWEEKQTYKTSDTTDKPKFYVLDMFPYPSGAGLHVGHPLGYIASDIYARYKRHQGFNVLHPVGYDSFGLPAEQYAIQTGQHPAITTEQNITRYEEQLRKIGFSFDWSREVRTSDASYYKWTQWIFIELYHSWYNKNTDKAESIETLIQHFEEKGTEGLNANQNEELNFTAEEWKNASDIDKEDTLLNYRLSYRAETTVNWCPALGTVLANDEVKDGKSERGGFPVFQKKMMQWSMRISAYSERLLQGLKTLDWPQPLKDSQEYWIGKSQGAQVKFNVENHNEIIEVFTTRPDTIYGATFMVLAPENPLVDAITTEAQKAEVDTYIEETSKKTERDRMADVKNVSGAFTGSYAVNPFSNEKMPIYISDYVLMGYGTGAVMAVPAHDERDHRFAKKFNLEIKKVVETDEDIQEKSFDSKTSTCVNSDFLNGLGYEEAKAKIIAEVENRNIGHGTTNYRQRDAIFSRQRYWGEPVPIYYKDGMPYTLPVSALPLELPEVEKYLPTEDGDPPLGNAKFFAWDEANQKVVATDLIDDGTVFPLELSTMPGWAGSSWYFLRYMDPHNEEGFAKKELTDYWGQVDLYIGGSEHATGHLLYSRFWNMFLKDRGYINQDEPFQKLINQGMILGMSAFVYRIEGTNQYVSKALSNEYKTQKIHVDVSLLKGTSDELDTEAFKQWRPDYAEAEFILEDGKYIVDREVEKMSKSKYNVVNPDDICNEYGADGLRLYEMFLGPLEQSKPWNTQGLSGVYGFLKKFWNLYFNGDVFEVSDEEPTKAEYKILHTLIKKVVFDIENFSFNTSVSSFMIAVNELQKIKCNKRNILEPLAVIISPYAPHICEELWSLLGNNTSIEFEKFPELNESYLVEDEIQYPVSVNGKMRFKISLSAQLSAKEVEDLVISDPKMQQILEGKTPKKIIVVPHRIVNIVI encoded by the coding sequence GTGTTTTACGATCATCAGCAGATAGAAAAAAAGTGGCAGAAATACTGGGAAGAAAAACAGACCTATAAGACTTCCGATACAACAGATAAACCCAAATTTTATGTTCTCGATATGTTTCCGTACCCATCCGGAGCAGGACTTCATGTTGGGCATCCTCTAGGATACATCGCATCTGATATCTATGCGAGATATAAAAGACATCAAGGTTTTAATGTACTTCACCCCGTTGGTTATGACAGTTTTGGACTTCCAGCTGAACAATATGCTATTCAAACGGGACAACATCCTGCAATTACTACTGAGCAGAATATTACGCGATATGAAGAGCAGTTAAGAAAAATTGGTTTTTCCTTCGATTGGAGTAGAGAAGTGAGAACTTCAGATGCTTCTTATTATAAATGGACACAATGGATCTTTATTGAATTATATCATTCCTGGTATAATAAAAATACAGACAAGGCAGAATCTATCGAAACTTTAATTCAGCATTTTGAAGAAAAAGGAACGGAAGGTTTAAATGCCAATCAAAATGAAGAGTTAAACTTCACAGCAGAAGAATGGAAAAATGCTTCTGATATAGATAAGGAAGATACTTTGTTAAATTACCGTTTATCTTACAGAGCAGAAACGACTGTAAACTGGTGTCCTGCATTAGGAACAGTACTTGCTAACGATGAAGTAAAAGATGGTAAGTCTGAAAGAGGAGGTTTTCCAGTGTTTCAGAAAAAAATGATGCAGTGGAGTATGAGAATTTCTGCATATTCTGAAAGATTGCTTCAAGGTCTGAAAACTTTAGACTGGCCACAACCGTTGAAAGATTCTCAGGAATATTGGATCGGAAAGTCTCAGGGAGCTCAGGTAAAATTTAACGTTGAAAATCATAACGAAATTATCGAGGTCTTCACAACAAGGCCGGATACTATATATGGAGCAACATTCATGGTGTTGGCTCCTGAAAATCCTTTAGTAGATGCTATTACTACAGAAGCTCAAAAAGCAGAAGTAGATACTTATATTGAAGAAACTTCTAAAAAAACGGAGCGAGACAGAATGGCTGACGTTAAAAACGTGAGTGGTGCTTTTACCGGAAGTTATGCGGTCAATCCGTTCAGCAATGAAAAAATGCCGATCTACATTTCAGATTATGTATTGATGGGTTATGGTACAGGAGCGGTAATGGCTGTTCCAGCTCACGATGAGCGCGATCACAGATTCGCTAAGAAATTTAATTTGGAAATTAAAAAGGTTGTTGAAACCGATGAAGATATTCAGGAAAAATCTTTTGATTCTAAAACGAGTACTTGCGTAAACTCAGATTTTCTAAACGGATTAGGTTACGAGGAGGCTAAAGCAAAAATAATTGCTGAAGTTGAAAATCGCAATATTGGTCATGGAACCACAAATTACAGACAGCGTGATGCTATATTCTCAAGACAGCGTTATTGGGGTGAACCGGTTCCTATATATTATAAGGATGGAATGCCATATACTTTGCCAGTTTCTGCTTTACCTTTAGAACTTCCTGAAGTTGAAAAATATTTGCCAACTGAAGATGGAGATCCACCATTAGGAAACGCGAAATTTTTTGCGTGGGATGAAGCAAATCAAAAAGTAGTAGCTACAGATCTGATAGATGATGGAACTGTTTTTCCACTGGAATTATCTACAATGCCAGGTTGGGCGGGAAGCTCATGGTATTTCTTAAGATATATGGATCCTCATAATGAAGAAGGTTTTGCTAAAAAGGAATTAACAGACTATTGGGGACAGGTAGACCTATATATAGGAGGAAGCGAACATGCGACCGGACACTTACTATATTCCCGTTTCTGGAATATGTTCTTAAAAGACAGAGGATATATCAATCAGGATGAACCATTTCAAAAATTGATCAATCAAGGAATGATTTTGGGGATGAGTGCATTTGTGTATAGAATAGAGGGAACCAACCAATATGTTTCAAAAGCTCTATCAAATGAATATAAGACTCAGAAGATCCATGTTGATGTTTCTTTATTAAAAGGTACGTCTGACGAATTGGATACTGAAGCGTTCAAACAATGGAGACCAGATTATGCAGAGGCAGAATTTATTTTAGAAGATGGAAAATACATTGTGGATCGTGAAGTAGAAAAAATGTCTAAGTCAAAATACAATGTGGTAAATCCCGATGATATCTGTAATGAATACGGAGCAGACGGATTAAGATTGTATGAAATGTTTTTAGGTCCGTTAGAACAATCAAAGCCATGGAATACACAAGGGCTAAGTGGAGTATATGGTTTCCTTAAAAAATTCTGGAACCTATATTTTAATGGTGATGTATTTGAAGTTTCTGATGAAGAACCTACAAAAGCTGAATATAAAATATTACATACCTTAATAAAGAAGGTTGTTTTCGATATCGAAAACTTCTCTTTCAATACTTCTGTATCCTCATTTATGATTGCTGTAAATGAATTACAAAAAATAAAATGCAACAAACGCAATATTCTTGAACCCTTAGCCGTTATCATCTCTCCTTATGCTCCTCATATTTGTGAAGAGCTGTGGAGTCTGTTAGGAAATAATACATCTATAGAGTTTGAGAAATTCCCGGAATTGAATGAATCTTATTTAGTAGAAGATGAAATTCAGTATCCTGTAAGCGTAAATGGTAAAATGAGGTTCAAAATATCCCTATCTGCTCAATTATCGGCCAAAGAGGTTGAAGATTTGGTGATTAGCGATCCCAAAATGCAACAAATTTTGGAAGGAAAAACCCCTAAAAAAATCATTGTTGTCCCTCACAGAATTGTGAATATTGTAATTTAA
- a CDS encoding lipocalin-like domain-containing protein, whose amino-acid sequence MKKLALLFAGLSLLVATGCKDDDPQQLFPINGLWQPLKEVVTTVPVNGAGVSDEIAYTTCQKDSRWLFNEGSTGKRTDKDEIGNPAICSTVSEKNFTYTYSTSDNRIEIKYQGTVVPDKGKVTTLNESTMNLTIEDATDPNVYKSKTITFKRIPQ is encoded by the coding sequence ATGAAGAAATTAGCATTACTATTTGCAGGTTTATCATTATTAGTAGCAACCGGGTGTAAAGATGATGATCCACAGCAGCTATTTCCAATTAACGGACTTTGGCAACCATTAAAAGAAGTGGTAACAACTGTTCCTGTAAATGGGGCTGGAGTATCAGACGAAATTGCCTACACAACATGCCAAAAAGATTCAAGATGGCTGTTCAATGAGGGGAGTACTGGAAAAAGAACAGATAAAGATGAAATAGGAAATCCAGCAATATGTAGTACAGTCTCTGAAAAGAATTTTACATATACCTACAGTACAAGTGATAACAGAATAGAGATTAAATATCAGGGAACTGTAGTTCCGGATAAAGGAAAAGTAACTACGCTCAATGAAAGTACAATGAATCTTACGATCGAAGATGCTACAGATCCTAATGTATACAAGTCAAAAACTATTACATTCAAGAGAATTCCTCAGTAA
- a CDS encoding glycosyltransferase family 2 protein, producing the protein MPQVSIITPCYNSARFLEETIHSVMSQTFTDWEWLITDDKSADNSVEIIRKISDPRIKLSVAGKNGGAGHARNLSLQKANGRYITFLDADDFWEPNFLEEMVNFMKRENAEIAYSNYARCNEELIPQIEDFKADKEVTFDNLLKTCRLSLLSSMYDSQRVGKEYFPEGSKREDHVMWLNLLKKIPVGKPLPKTMAKYRMHSTSVSRKKQHIIKDQYLVYKDFMKFSTLKSLYYTANWALNGFMKYSKIFN; encoded by the coding sequence ATGCCCCAAGTTTCGATAATTACTCCATGTTATAATTCTGCCAGGTTTTTGGAAGAAACGATACATTCTGTAATGAGCCAAACATTTACAGATTGGGAGTGGTTGATCACAGATGATAAATCTGCTGATAACTCTGTGGAAATTATTCGGAAGATCAGTGATCCAAGAATAAAACTATCTGTTGCCGGAAAAAATGGTGGTGCCGGACATGCAAGAAATCTTTCTTTACAAAAAGCAAATGGTAGATATATTACTTTTTTAGATGCTGACGATTTCTGGGAACCCAATTTTTTAGAAGAAATGGTTAATTTTATGAAACGTGAAAATGCTGAAATTGCCTATTCAAATTATGCCAGATGTAACGAAGAACTAATTCCCCAAATTGAAGACTTCAAAGCTGACAAAGAGGTTACATTTGATAATCTATTAAAAACATGCCGCCTGTCTTTATTATCTTCAATGTATGATTCCCAGAGAGTAGGAAAAGAATACTTCCCGGAAGGCAGCAAACGTGAAGATCACGTAATGTGGCTGAATTTACTTAAAAAAATCCCTGTAGGAAAACCTCTTCCTAAAACTATGGCAAAATACAGAATGCATTCAACAAGCGTTTCGAGAAAAAAACAACATATTATAAAAGATCAATATCTGGTATACAAAGACTTTATGAAATTTTCTACATTAAAATCATTATACTATACCGCCAACTGGGCTTTAAATGGATTTATGAAATATTCTAAAATTTTCAACTAA
- a CDS encoding deoxyuridine 5'-triphosphate nucleotidohydrolase — translation MEYSKEFKTALSNFSSIEKDRLIFRLLKKDKLLSKKLYFELIDTETTDQKRDQMEELIEEKVLSASKHLSNPKYFLVLIRKLSAEITEHIKVTTDKFGEVSLHLFLINKILDHNDKLSHQRFDNVYKLYLYLINKLIKALLTIKKLDEDYWIEFDELLEELETKILKNNYLQKLCINNSFDFNWLKSDGIPENLDLIIKGIKSQGFLK, via the coding sequence ATGGAATATTCAAAAGAATTCAAAACTGCATTAAGTAATTTTTCTTCTATAGAAAAAGACCGTCTTATTTTCAGACTCCTCAAAAAGGATAAGCTTTTATCTAAGAAATTATATTTCGAGCTTATTGACACTGAAACAACAGATCAGAAAAGAGACCAAATGGAAGAATTAATTGAAGAAAAAGTTCTTTCCGCATCTAAACATCTGAGCAATCCAAAATATTTCCTCGTTCTCATCCGCAAATTAAGTGCAGAAATTACGGAACATATAAAAGTGACCACGGATAAATTTGGTGAAGTATCTCTTCATTTATTTCTGATCAATAAAATTTTAGATCATAATGATAAGTTAAGCCATCAAAGATTCGACAATGTTTACAAGTTATATCTTTATCTGATCAATAAATTGATAAAAGCTCTGCTCACCATAAAAAAACTGGATGAAGATTATTGGATCGAATTTGATGAATTATTAGAAGAATTGGAAACTAAGATACTTAAAAATAATTATTTACAAAAGCTTTGTATCAATAATAGTTTTGATTTTAATTGGTTAAAATCCGATGGAATCCCCGAAAACTTAGATCTGATTATAAAAGGAATAAAAAGCCAGGGCTTTTTAAAATGA
- a CDS encoding 3-deoxy-D-manno-octulosonic acid transferase: MSFIYNIFVNLLVFGMRLFSLFNEKTKKGFEGRKESLALVKSSFSPSDKVIWMHAASLGEYEQGLPVLEKLKEEFSDHKILITFFSPSGYENVVKKKHIADVVCYLPFDRKKVIKEFVSQFNVKLFFTVKYDYWYNLFAELKSRNVKVFVISALFYERQSFFTSYGKWFVKQLQNNVDWFFHQTGFSYALAKNVGLVKSSITGDTRFDRVKQLRNVDHHVDYIKDFKGKDKTIVFGSSWHAEEKIAELITGMNRSVKIIIAPHDLKRVHNLKQSFPDSLLYSEITNDQSLIKNQQLLIIDSIGLLSKLYSYADIAVVGGGFHDAGLHNILEAATYGVPVVFGDHYKKNPEADELISANGGKAFSSEALAADFILFLLNNDEVIEEMSGNARKFVDDKPESSALIIEKIKSF, translated from the coding sequence ATGTCTTTTATTTATAACATATTTGTCAATTTACTCGTTTTCGGAATGAGACTTTTTTCATTGTTCAATGAAAAGACAAAAAAGGGTTTTGAAGGTCGTAAAGAATCTTTAGCACTTGTTAAATCCAGCTTTTCTCCAAGCGATAAAGTTATTTGGATGCATGCTGCGAGTTTAGGGGAATATGAACAAGGACTTCCTGTTTTAGAAAAATTAAAAGAAGAATTTTCAGATCATAAAATTCTGATTACTTTTTTTTCTCCCTCTGGTTATGAAAACGTGGTTAAAAAGAAACATATTGCAGATGTTGTTTGTTATTTACCCTTTGATAGAAAGAAAGTTATAAAAGAGTTTGTCTCACAGTTTAATGTTAAACTATTTTTTACGGTAAAATATGACTATTGGTATAATCTCTTTGCAGAGCTGAAAAGCAGAAATGTAAAAGTATTTGTGATTTCAGCATTGTTTTATGAAAGGCAGTCTTTCTTTACATCCTACGGAAAATGGTTTGTAAAGCAATTGCAGAATAATGTCGATTGGTTTTTTCACCAAACGGGGTTTTCGTATGCTTTAGCTAAAAATGTAGGATTGGTAAAATCTTCTATAACAGGTGATACCCGATTTGATAGAGTGAAGCAATTGAGAAACGTTGATCATCATGTAGATTATATTAAAGACTTCAAAGGAAAAGACAAGACAATTGTTTTTGGAAGTTCATGGCATGCTGAAGAAAAAATTGCGGAGTTAATTACGGGGATGAATAGGAGTGTTAAAATTATTATTGCTCCCCATGATTTAAAAAGAGTTCATAATTTAAAACAAAGTTTTCCAGATTCCTTATTGTATAGTGAAATAACTAATGACCAATCGTTAATTAAGAATCAACAACTCCTAATTATAGATAGCATTGGTTTACTGTCTAAATTATATTCCTATGCTGATATTGCAGTCGTAGGAGGGGGGTTTCATGATGCCGGATTACATAATATTCTTGAAGCAGCAACGTACGGGGTCCCAGTCGTGTTTGGGGATCATTACAAGAAAAACCCTGAAGCAGATGAATTAATTTCTGCAAATGGAGGGAAAGCCTTCTCAAGTGAAGCTTTAGCTGCCGATTTTATTCTTTTTCTTCTTAATAACGATGAGGTAATTGAAGAAATGTCAGGTAATGCCAGGAAATTTGTAGATGATAAACCAGAATCTTCAGCACTTATTATAGAAAAAATCAAATCATTTTAA
- a CDS encoding cupin domain-containing protein, translating to MKNSKDNSEHYIWGNNCDSWVLKDTPGLSVKQEKMPPGSAEKLHFHKVASQFFYILRGEAVFYINNEKVLVKEEESISILPTVQHYIANEATKDLEFLVISNPSTNNDRTEIEK from the coding sequence ATGAAAAACTCGAAAGATAATTCCGAACATTATATCTGGGGAAATAATTGTGATAGCTGGGTATTGAAAGATACTCCCGGGCTTTCTGTAAAGCAAGAAAAAATGCCTCCTGGTAGTGCTGAAAAATTACACTTCCACAAGGTAGCCAGTCAGTTCTTCTATATTTTAAGAGGAGAAGCTGTGTTTTATATCAACAATGAAAAAGTTTTAGTAAAAGAAGAAGAAAGTATTTCTATCTTACCTACAGTTCAACATTATATTGCTAATGAAGCAACAAAAGATCTTGAGTTCTTAGTGATCTCTAACCCCTCAACTAACAATGATAGAACCGAAATTGAAAAATAA
- a CDS encoding DUF1648 domain-containing protein: MISKCLLIVSIILLISIWVFTGMKYAGLPDIIPTHFDAQGNINGYDHKKMIWVAPSISTFVFLILVGVTRNPNSPMVHVPDGFRNKKSIQIFAYSILIPFLLLMGDTVVESVWVAEEKIRTLSNMIFVFLGLLFIALGFNIFIMLKKSRNEKLER, from the coding sequence ATGATTTCAAAGTGTTTATTAATTGTCAGCATTATTTTACTTATTTCAATTTGGGTTTTTACCGGAATGAAATATGCAGGACTGCCAGATATTATTCCCACTCATTTTGATGCTCAGGGAAATATAAATGGGTATGATCATAAAAAAATGATATGGGTTGCCCCTTCTATTTCTACATTTGTCTTTCTTATTCTTGTCGGAGTTACAAGAAACCCAAATTCTCCGATGGTTCATGTTCCTGATGGCTTTCGTAACAAGAAATCAATACAAATATTTGCTTACAGTATCTTAATTCCATTTTTATTATTAATGGGAGATACTGTTGTAGAGAGTGTGTGGGTGGCTGAAGAGAAGATCAGGACATTAAGTAATATGATTTTTGTGTTTCTGGGATTATTGTTTATTGCTTTAGGGTTTAATATATTTATCATGCTCAAAAAAAGTAGAAATGAAAAACTCGAAAGATAA
- a CDS encoding C40 family peptidase, which yields MSKGICIVTVAPVRAENSDKAEIVTEILFGESADILEVDKNWTKIKMHYDGYEGWMDTKQIRSVSDEELAKRKVTLITEDFASVLMNDGKTLLSMGSEVEFSAVASRRSHDIRESIALTAREFINVPYLWGGKSFFAVDCSGFTQLVYKIHDIKLPRDTYQQAEVGEPLTFVEESQPGDLAFFENPEGKIIHVGIMLENQKIIHASGKVRIDILDSTGIFNKEMNKHTHKLRVIKSVL from the coding sequence ATGAGTAAAGGAATTTGTATTGTTACTGTAGCTCCTGTTCGTGCAGAAAACTCGGATAAAGCAGAAATTGTTACAGAGATATTGTTTGGTGAAAGTGCTGATATTTTGGAAGTAGATAAAAACTGGACCAAAATAAAGATGCACTATGATGGGTATGAAGGATGGATGGATACTAAACAAATAAGATCTGTTTCAGACGAAGAGCTTGCTAAAAGAAAGGTAACTTTAATTACTGAGGACTTTGCTTCAGTGTTAATGAATGATGGGAAAACATTACTTTCCATGGGTTCAGAAGTTGAATTTTCTGCAGTAGCATCCCGAAGAAGTCATGACATTCGTGAAAGTATTGCATTAACAGCAAGAGAATTCATTAATGTTCCTTACTTATGGGGCGGAAAGAGTTTCTTTGCAGTAGATTGTTCTGGTTTTACCCAATTGGTTTATAAGATTCACGATATAAAACTTCCTAGAGATACTTATCAACAGGCGGAAGTAGGAGAACCGCTAACGTTCGTTGAAGAAAGTCAGCCGGGAGACTTAGCCTTTTTTGAAAACCCCGAAGGAAAAATTATCCATGTTGGAATTATGCTGGAGAATCAGAAAATTATTCACGCTTCAGGAAAAGTAAGAATTGATATCCTGGATTCTACAGGGATTTTTAATAAAGAAATGAATAAACATACCCACAAATTGAGGGTCATAAAAAGTGTTCTTTAG